One region of Arthrobacter sp. StoSoilB22 genomic DNA includes:
- a CDS encoding ABC transporter substrate-binding protein — MKLHLPLLSVAAAVVLALTVSGCGGAAEAGPGAPAGNEVKELRYQGSANNVTFPELAADLGYLGDLKLNWVGNTTSGPQDIQSAATNQTDFGGAFSGAVVKLIEAGAPVKAVTNYYGSDEKTFSGYYVKADSTIKEPRDLIGKKIAVNTLGAHHEAVINTWLTKNGLSQDDIKQVQLVPLAPNDTEEAIRRGQVDAGTLGGVLQDRAIEAGGLRSLFSDVELFGTFAGGQIVLRNDFIAKNPTTTRTFTTGVAKAIKWAAETPRDEVIARFTKIIDNRGRNESTANLKFWKSPGVPDAGVITDEDFTRWEAWLSSAGIVKDKLSPSKYYTNEFNELAAAKKG; from the coding sequence ATGAAACTGCACCTGCCCCTGCTGAGCGTCGCGGCCGCCGTCGTACTTGCGCTGACGGTGTCCGGCTGCGGCGGTGCAGCCGAAGCCGGACCTGGCGCGCCAGCCGGTAACGAAGTGAAGGAACTTCGGTATCAAGGCTCCGCTAACAACGTCACCTTTCCTGAACTCGCTGCCGATCTGGGCTACCTCGGGGACCTGAAATTGAACTGGGTGGGAAACACCACCAGCGGCCCGCAGGACATCCAGTCCGCTGCGACCAACCAGACCGACTTTGGCGGCGCGTTCTCCGGAGCGGTGGTCAAGCTGATCGAAGCCGGCGCTCCCGTCAAGGCAGTGACCAACTACTACGGCTCCGACGAGAAGACCTTCAGCGGTTACTACGTCAAGGCCGATAGCACCATCAAGGAACCCCGTGACCTGATCGGCAAGAAGATCGCTGTCAATACTCTGGGCGCACACCACGAAGCCGTCATCAACACCTGGCTGACCAAGAACGGACTCAGTCAGGACGACATCAAGCAGGTTCAGTTGGTCCCGTTGGCGCCGAACGATACTGAGGAAGCCATTCGCCGGGGACAAGTAGACGCCGGAACGCTGGGCGGTGTGCTGCAGGACCGGGCCATTGAGGCCGGCGGACTGAGGTCACTGTTCAGCGACGTGGAGCTGTTCGGAACTTTCGCCGGCGGACAGATCGTGCTCCGCAACGACTTCATCGCAAAGAACCCCACCACCACCCGCACGTTTACCACCGGCGTTGCCAAAGCCATCAAGTGGGCAGCTGAAACACCCCGTGACGAAGTCATTGCCCGCTTCACCAAGATCATCGATAACCGTGGACGCAATGAGAGCACCGCAAACCTGAAGTTCTGGAAGAGCCCCGGAGTTCCGGACGCCGGGGTCATCACGGACGAAGACTTCACCCGTTGGGAGGCTTGGCTCAGCTCAGCCGGGATCGTCAAGGACAAGCTCTCACCCTCCAAGTACTACACGAACGAGTTCAACGAGCTCGCTGCAGCGAAGAAGGGATAG
- a CDS encoding ABC transporter ATP-binding protein: MTAKISLRNVTKEFTVRATKDTAATRLTAIDSLSLDVRDGEFLTLVGPSGSGKTTLLDLLAGLSTPTSGEVLVDGKAVTGPGKDRAVVFQQYALFPWRTASANVSIGLEGAGPDGRKLNRRERAAKAKEYLALVGLAGFEDRYPHELSGGMKQRVAIARSLAYEPDVLLMDEPFAALDAQTREQLQDELLRIWKATGKTIVFITHGIDEAVYLGERVAVLSARPGRLKEIVDINIPDRDGDEDIRSHPAFVEHRHQVWTLLHDEVRRAQDAGHRKILPDGSAPDEPATITERSAA; this comes from the coding sequence ATGACAGCCAAAATCAGTCTCCGGAACGTCACCAAGGAATTCACGGTCCGGGCAACGAAGGACACGGCAGCTACCCGGCTGACCGCCATCGATTCGCTGAGCCTGGATGTCCGTGACGGCGAGTTCCTCACTTTGGTGGGTCCCAGCGGTTCGGGCAAGACCACGCTCCTGGACCTGCTGGCCGGGCTCTCCACGCCCACCTCCGGCGAGGTATTGGTGGACGGCAAAGCTGTCACCGGTCCGGGCAAGGACCGCGCTGTGGTGTTCCAGCAGTACGCGTTGTTCCCGTGGCGGACGGCCTCTGCCAACGTGTCCATCGGGCTTGAGGGAGCGGGCCCTGACGGCAGGAAACTGAACCGCCGTGAACGGGCTGCCAAAGCAAAGGAATACCTGGCTTTGGTGGGGCTTGCCGGTTTTGAGGACCGCTACCCGCATGAGCTCTCCGGCGGAATGAAGCAGCGCGTGGCCATCGCCCGGAGCCTGGCGTACGAGCCCGATGTGCTGCTGATGGATGAACCGTTTGCTGCGTTGGACGCCCAGACCCGCGAGCAGTTGCAGGACGAACTCCTCCGGATCTGGAAAGCCACGGGCAAGACCATCGTCTTCATCACCCACGGCATCGATGAAGCCGTGTACCTCGGCGAGCGCGTGGCTGTTCTCAGCGCGAGGCCCGGCCGGCTCAAGGAAATCGTGGACATCAACATTCCGGACCGCGACGGCGATGAGGACATCCGCTCTCACCCAGCCTTCGTTGAGCACCGCCACCAGGTATGGACGCTCCTGCACGACGAAGTCCGCCGAGCCCAGGACGCCGGCCACCGCAAAATCCTGCCTGATGGCAGCGCACCGGACGAACCGGCAACCATCACCGAAAGGAGTGCCGCCTGA
- a CDS encoding ABC transporter permease — protein MTTTLTQTEAAPKTGFAPDPSAAVEHSTTSTAAADGTTPAPGLVRRVTGAVGAGLWKSAAILAFLALWELGPTYLASPSTRVFLPPLHEVLVAWGKLFEAGTIQGHIAASLTRSVAGFGAALVAGVSLGLLIAWYGRLNSVLNPLLELFRNTAALALLPVFTLLLGIGEESKISIVAYAAFFPVLLNTIAGVRTVDPLLIRAARSLGLNSFRLFQKVILPSAVPTIFTGIRMAGTASILVLIAAEMVGAKAGLGYLIVNAQSSFLIPDMYAGILTVSLLGLGVNFLLVALERHFSRWRTAVGAAAS, from the coding sequence ATGACCACCACGCTCACGCAAACAGAAGCCGCGCCCAAGACGGGCTTCGCGCCCGACCCCAGTGCCGCCGTCGAGCATTCCACTACTTCGACGGCAGCGGCAGACGGTACGACGCCGGCACCTGGCCTGGTGCGACGAGTCACCGGGGCGGTGGGGGCGGGTCTGTGGAAGTCCGCCGCGATCCTGGCATTCCTGGCGCTTTGGGAGCTTGGGCCGACGTACCTGGCCAGCCCGTCCACCAGGGTGTTCCTCCCGCCGCTGCACGAAGTGCTGGTGGCCTGGGGCAAGCTTTTCGAAGCCGGGACCATCCAGGGCCACATCGCAGCCAGCCTCACACGCTCAGTTGCCGGTTTCGGTGCTGCCCTGGTGGCGGGTGTCTCGCTGGGCCTGCTTATTGCCTGGTACGGGCGGCTGAACTCGGTCCTAAATCCCTTGCTGGAGCTTTTCCGCAACACCGCCGCGTTGGCTCTGCTTCCGGTGTTCACGCTGCTGCTGGGTATCGGTGAGGAATCCAAGATCAGCATCGTGGCCTACGCTGCGTTCTTCCCGGTGCTCCTGAACACCATTGCCGGCGTCAGGACCGTGGACCCGTTGTTGATCAGGGCCGCGCGTTCTTTGGGGCTCAACAGTTTCCGGCTGTTCCAGAAAGTCATCCTGCCCTCGGCGGTTCCCACCATTTTCACGGGCATCCGCATGGCCGGCACCGCATCCATCCTGGTGTTGATCGCCGCCGAAATGGTGGGAGCCAAGGCCGGCCTGGGTTATCTGATCGTGAATGCACAGAGCAGCTTCCTCATCCCGGACATGTACGCCGGCATCCTCACGGTTTCCTTGCTGGGGCTCGGCGTGAACTTCCTGTTGGTAGCCCTTGAACGGCACTTCTCCCGCTGGCGGACCGCTGTTGGCGCCGCCGCTTCCTAG
- a CDS encoding TauD/TfdA family dioxygenase, which yields MTVITETKLEFAKLGSRIGAEIRGLDISGDLSHETVAQIRAALNEHKALVFREANILTDEAQVKFASHFGPLTKAHPTVASVDGEENVLPVDSENGSANNWHTDVTFVVNPPQASTLRSIDLPAYGGETLIASSAGAYQDLPEELRSFADNLWAIHTNDYDYSVPKNLEHSNAEERRKEFTRLKFETAHPVVRVHPLTGERGLFIGGFAQRLRIVGLSNTESKDIIRLLQAYVTRPENVVRVNWEPNQVVLFDNRITQHYAPDNYDGQPRKLNRVTIAGDIPVSIDGKPSQTLQGDSSTYSVVAPASPAS from the coding sequence ATGACCGTCATTACCGAAACCAAACTCGAGTTCGCAAAGCTCGGCTCCCGCATCGGCGCCGAAATCCGTGGCTTGGACATCAGCGGTGACCTTAGCCACGAAACGGTGGCGCAGATCCGGGCAGCACTGAACGAGCACAAGGCACTGGTGTTCCGCGAGGCCAACATCCTCACAGACGAAGCCCAGGTGAAGTTCGCTTCGCATTTCGGTCCGCTGACCAAGGCACACCCCACTGTGGCCTCCGTGGACGGCGAAGAGAATGTCCTGCCTGTGGACAGCGAGAACGGCTCGGCCAACAACTGGCACACGGACGTCACTTTCGTGGTCAACCCGCCGCAGGCCTCCACGCTGCGCAGCATCGACCTTCCGGCATACGGCGGCGAGACCCTGATCGCGTCCTCGGCCGGCGCATATCAGGACCTGCCCGAGGAGTTGCGCAGCTTCGCAGACAACCTGTGGGCCATTCACACCAACGACTACGACTACTCGGTGCCCAAGAACCTTGAGCACTCCAACGCGGAGGAGCGACGCAAGGAGTTCACCCGGCTGAAGTTCGAAACCGCCCACCCTGTGGTGCGGGTCCACCCGTTGACCGGCGAGCGCGGATTGTTCATTGGGGGCTTCGCGCAGCGGCTTCGGATTGTGGGCTTGTCCAACACTGAGTCAAAGGACATCATCCGTCTGTTGCAGGCTTACGTGACGCGCCCGGAGAATGTGGTCCGGGTGAATTGGGAGCCCAACCAAGTGGTCCTGTTCGACAACCGCATCACCCAGCACTATGCCCCAGACAACTACGATGGCCAGCCGCGCAAACTCAACCGTGTGACCATTGCCGGGGACATCCCGGTGAGCATCGATGGCAAGCCCAGCCAAACCTTGCAGGGTGACTCGAGCACCTACTCCGTGGTGGCTCCGGCCAGCCCCGCCTCGTAG
- a CDS encoding aldo/keto reductase — MTTANGRGRLIYGCMGLGGPWDGTSYGASEIDQAAAVIEAAQGIGIGLFDHADIYRSGKSEAVFGEVLARSQGLREKIQLQTKCGIRLGERGLETHYDLSREAILERVNQSLKRLQTDYVDVLLLHRPDPLMDPREVADAVGQLMAEGKVRQVGVSNMSGAQIAYLQDELETPIVANQLEMSLLHRDWLESTVLVNHAEGLEYSFPHGTLEHCMAKGIELQGYGSLAQGRYTGAKPEELSPAESATAGMLERLAGEKGTTPESVLLGWLMKHPARISPVVGTTNPARIKACADAASVAATMTRAQWYGLWVAARGINIP, encoded by the coding sequence ATGACTACTGCGAACGGGCGGGGACGCCTGATCTATGGCTGTATGGGACTCGGTGGTCCGTGGGACGGCACGTCCTACGGGGCGTCGGAGATTGATCAGGCCGCGGCGGTGATCGAAGCCGCGCAGGGAATTGGCATTGGGCTTTTCGACCACGCGGATATCTATCGCAGCGGAAAGTCCGAGGCTGTCTTTGGCGAAGTCCTCGCCCGTTCGCAGGGTCTGCGCGAAAAGATCCAGCTCCAGACTAAGTGCGGGATCCGGCTGGGGGAGCGCGGGTTGGAGACGCATTATGATCTCTCCCGCGAGGCCATCCTTGAACGGGTCAACCAGAGCTTGAAGCGGCTCCAAACGGACTACGTGGACGTGTTGCTCCTGCACCGTCCAGATCCGTTGATGGACCCGCGCGAGGTGGCGGACGCCGTCGGGCAGTTGATGGCCGAAGGCAAGGTGCGGCAGGTAGGCGTGTCAAACATGTCCGGCGCCCAGATCGCCTACCTCCAGGATGAGTTGGAGACGCCCATTGTGGCGAACCAATTGGAAATGAGCCTGCTGCACCGGGACTGGCTGGAAAGTACTGTTCTGGTCAACCATGCAGAGGGGCTTGAGTACAGCTTCCCGCACGGGACTCTTGAACACTGCATGGCGAAGGGTATTGAACTGCAGGGGTACGGTTCACTGGCCCAGGGGCGCTATACGGGTGCGAAGCCTGAGGAGTTGTCACCGGCCGAGTCGGCAACGGCGGGCATGCTGGAACGGTTGGCGGGGGAGAAGGGCACCACGCCGGAATCGGTGCTGCTGGGTTGGCTGATGAAGCACCCCGCCAGGATCTCGCCAGTTGTGGGCACCACCAACCCTGCGCGCATCAAGGCCTGCGCTGATGCCGCCTCCGTTGCTGCCACCATGACCCGCGCCCAGTGGTACGGCCTGTGGGTGGCAGCGCGTGGGATCAACATCCCCTAA
- a CDS encoding glycoside hydrolase family 13 protein — protein sequence MSTSATQAHRTDSDRMADPNWWRQAAVYQIYPRSFYDANGDGLGDIKGITAKVPYLKELGIDAVWLSPFYPSALADGGYDVDDYRNVDPKLGTLEDFDEMAAALHAAGIKIVVDIVPNHSSDRHEWFKEALASPKGSAARDRYIFRDGRGENGELPPSDWDSVFGGPIWDRITEPDGTPGQWYLHIFAKEQPDFNWENPEIREDFLKTLRFWSDRGVDGFRIDVAHGMAKDLSEPLPMKADLEAKAHGTDGFTDGSHPFWDRDEVHEVYAEWRKLFNEYNPPRTAVAEAWVHESRRARYASPEGLGQAFNFDLLQSDFDAASFKKIITDNLVAAKESGASSTWVFSNHDVVRHATRYGLPKGGSVAQGTNAAQDITGGEPKGQDGKGWLLAGAPAEELDVELGLRRARAATLLLLALPGSAYLYQGEELGLREVSEIPDSERQDPSFFRNPGVEIGRDGCRVPLPWTEEGSSFGFGAGKAHLPQPEWFKDYAVATQEGVEGSTLELYRKALSLRSELQTDEELQWVETGNQDVLHFSRPGGWHTVTNFGSKPVELPEGSIVVTSGPLEDGKLPSDTTAWIVSNA from the coding sequence GTGAGTACTTCCGCCACGCAGGCACACCGTACCGATTCAGACCGCATGGCCGATCCGAACTGGTGGCGTCAGGCAGCCGTTTACCAGATCTACCCGCGCAGCTTCTACGACGCGAACGGTGATGGACTCGGGGACATCAAGGGCATCACGGCCAAGGTCCCGTACCTGAAGGAGTTGGGGATCGACGCCGTCTGGCTGAGCCCGTTCTATCCGTCGGCGCTCGCGGACGGCGGCTACGACGTTGACGACTACCGCAATGTGGACCCCAAGCTGGGCACCCTTGAGGACTTCGATGAGATGGCCGCTGCCCTCCACGCCGCAGGAATCAAGATCGTGGTGGACATCGTTCCCAACCACTCCTCGGACCGGCACGAATGGTTCAAGGAAGCGCTGGCCTCGCCCAAGGGCTCCGCGGCACGCGACCGCTACATCTTCCGCGACGGCCGGGGCGAGAACGGTGAGTTGCCGCCGTCGGACTGGGACTCTGTCTTCGGCGGACCCATCTGGGACCGCATCACTGAACCAGACGGCACTCCCGGCCAGTGGTACCTGCACATCTTCGCCAAGGAGCAGCCGGACTTCAACTGGGAGAACCCGGAGATCCGCGAGGACTTCCTCAAGACGCTGCGCTTCTGGTCGGATCGCGGCGTGGACGGGTTCCGCATCGATGTTGCCCACGGCATGGCCAAGGACCTGTCCGAGCCGCTGCCCATGAAGGCTGACTTGGAAGCCAAGGCACACGGTACGGATGGCTTCACCGATGGCTCCCACCCATTCTGGGACCGTGATGAAGTGCACGAGGTCTACGCCGAGTGGCGCAAGCTCTTCAACGAGTACAACCCGCCGCGCACTGCCGTTGCCGAGGCCTGGGTTCACGAGTCCCGCCGTGCCCGCTACGCCAGCCCTGAGGGACTGGGCCAGGCGTTCAACTTCGACCTGCTTCAGTCCGATTTCGATGCCGCGTCCTTCAAGAAAATCATCACGGACAACCTGGTAGCCGCCAAGGAGTCCGGGGCCTCATCCACGTGGGTTTTCTCCAACCACGACGTCGTCCGCCACGCCACCCGCTACGGTCTGCCCAAGGGGGGTTCCGTGGCGCAAGGAACCAACGCGGCCCAGGACATCACCGGCGGAGAGCCCAAGGGTCAGGACGGCAAGGGCTGGCTGCTGGCCGGCGCGCCGGCAGAAGAGCTCGACGTCGAACTCGGCTTGCGTCGTGCCCGCGCCGCAACGCTCCTGCTGCTCGCCCTTCCCGGTTCTGCCTACCTCTACCAGGGCGAAGAGCTTGGCTTGCGCGAAGTCTCGGAAATTCCCGATTCCGAACGCCAGGACCCGTCCTTCTTCCGTAACCCGGGCGTTGAGATTGGCAGGGATGGTTGCCGCGTGCCATTGCCGTGGACCGAGGAAGGTTCTTCCTTCGGTTTCGGTGCTGGCAAGGCACACCTCCCGCAGCCGGAGTGGTTCAAGGATTACGCAGTTGCCACCCAAGAGGGAGTGGAAGGCTCCACACTGGAGCTTTACCGGAAGGCACTGAGCCTGCGCAGTGAACTCCAGACTGACGAGGAACTTCAGTGGGTGGAGACCGGCAACCAGGACGTACTGCACTTCAGCCGCCCCGGTGGCTGGCACACGGTCACCAACTTCGGCAGCAAGCCCGTTGAGCTTCCGGAGGGAAGCATCGTGGTAACCAGCGGCCCGCTGGAGGATGGCAAGCTGCCGTCAGACACCACGGCGTGGATTGTCAGCAACGCCTAG
- a CDS encoding carbohydrate ABC transporter permease has protein sequence MTNQATLAITEPTTQPTGKSRRRSESAVERVNWPATTILILCAVTVLLPLYVTVSMAFKTQGQAVDGNAFSFPAPFSIEGFVQAWTLTNFPVGAAMSLLVTAGTVVATIVLAAFASYAIVRNWERRLFRYSFFYLLGAMFIPFPVVALPQIQLTGRLGLDNPFGVILLATMFQLSFSVLLFTAFLRSIPMELEESARIDGATTWQTFWKLIFPLLAPMSATVGIFAFLYAWNDFMMPSLIISDPSLQTLPVRQNLFQTQFSNNYHVSFASYLMAMAPAIIAYLFTQRWVMAGVTQGAVKG, from the coding sequence ATGACCAATCAAGCCACCCTCGCCATCACCGAGCCCACCACCCAGCCCACCGGAAAGAGCCGGCGCCGGTCCGAGTCCGCCGTCGAACGCGTGAACTGGCCGGCAACCACCATCCTCATCCTGTGCGCGGTCACCGTGCTGCTTCCCCTGTATGTCACGGTCTCCATGGCGTTCAAGACCCAAGGGCAAGCCGTGGACGGCAACGCCTTCTCCTTTCCCGCCCCGTTCAGCATTGAGGGCTTTGTCCAAGCCTGGACCCTGACCAACTTCCCGGTGGGGGCTGCTATGTCTTTGCTGGTGACAGCGGGGACCGTGGTGGCCACCATTGTCCTGGCTGCCTTCGCCTCGTACGCGATCGTGCGCAACTGGGAGCGTCGGCTGTTCAGGTACTCGTTCTTCTACCTTCTGGGAGCAATGTTCATTCCGTTCCCCGTAGTTGCGCTGCCGCAGATTCAGCTCACGGGCCGCCTTGGCTTGGATAATCCGTTTGGCGTCATCCTGCTTGCCACCATGTTCCAGCTGAGCTTCAGCGTCCTGCTCTTCACTGCCTTCCTGCGCTCCATCCCGATGGAACTCGAAGAGAGCGCCAGGATTGACGGCGCAACTACGTGGCAGACTTTCTGGAAGCTGATTTTTCCGTTGCTGGCGCCGATGAGCGCCACCGTGGGCATCTTCGCCTTCCTCTACGCGTGGAATGACTTCATGATGCCCTCGCTCATCATCTCGGACCCGTCCCTCCAGACGCTGCCGGTGCGGCAGAACCTGTTCCAGACCCAATTCAGCAACAACTACCACGTGTCATTCGCGTCGTACCTGATGGCGATGGCTCCGGCGATCATTGCGTACTTGTTCACCCAGCGCTGGGTCATGGCAGGGGTGACCCAGGGTGCCGTCAAGGGCTAA
- a CDS encoding sugar ABC transporter permease: MSIITTPTTSGQDGRKQASAKQGRQQQGSKRRVEPIFYFFLVPSLILFTLAITVPGIIGIFFSFTNSIGIGDWEFVGLTNYIAIFSDPAILQSYLFTFGFSIVTVIAVNVVAFLLAVGLTSRIRMKSALRTIFVIPMVVSGIIIAYVFNFLFSNSLPSLGAVAGIPWLENSLLANPDLAWVAIVLVTAWQAVPGALLIYIAGLVAVPGDVYEAAEIDGASKFQQLVKITLPLVSGYVVINIILGFKGFLNAYDIIVGLTNGGPGTSTRSIAMTVISGFNGGDYAYQMANATIFFVVAIVISLVQLSLTRGRNAL, translated from the coding sequence ATGTCCATCATCACCACCCCCACCACGTCCGGGCAGGACGGCCGGAAGCAGGCTTCGGCCAAGCAAGGCCGTCAGCAGCAGGGCAGCAAGCGCCGGGTCGAGCCGATCTTCTACTTTTTCCTCGTCCCCAGCCTCATCCTCTTCACGTTGGCCATCACCGTTCCGGGAATCATCGGCATCTTCTTCAGTTTCACCAACTCGATCGGAATCGGTGACTGGGAATTTGTCGGCCTGACCAACTACATTGCGATTTTCAGCGATCCCGCCATCCTGCAGAGCTACCTGTTCACGTTCGGGTTCTCCATCGTCACCGTGATCGCCGTGAACGTGGTGGCGTTCCTCCTGGCCGTCGGGCTGACCTCACGCATCAGGATGAAATCGGCGCTGCGGACCATTTTCGTCATCCCCATGGTGGTCTCGGGCATCATCATCGCCTATGTCTTCAACTTCCTGTTCTCCAACTCGCTGCCGTCCCTGGGTGCCGTTGCCGGGATTCCCTGGTTGGAGAACAGCTTGCTGGCAAACCCGGACCTCGCCTGGGTAGCCATTGTGTTGGTCACTGCCTGGCAGGCTGTGCCGGGTGCACTGCTGATTTATATCGCAGGACTGGTGGCCGTGCCGGGCGACGTCTATGAAGCTGCGGAGATCGATGGAGCCAGCAAGTTCCAGCAGTTGGTCAAGATCACGCTTCCGTTGGTGTCGGGCTACGTGGTCATCAACATCATCCTGGGATTCAAGGGCTTCCTGAACGCCTACGACATCATTGTTGGCCTGACCAACGGTGGCCCGGGCACGTCCACCCGAAGCATCGCGATGACCGTCATCTCGGGCTTCAACGGCGGCGACTACGCCTACCAGATGGCCAACGCCACGATCTTCTTCGTAGTAGCCATTGTTATCTCTCTCGTACAGCTTTCGCTGACTCGCGGACGGAATGCACTCTGA
- a CDS encoding extracellular solute-binding protein: protein MTLGLALLAGLLSGCTGESGKETIRFTFSKREAIGFMTKLVADYNASQNDTEVVLDTSGVDVVSASFVRGNPPDIALANYNMETSRFVQRGALSDLSGTAAASKIREDLQPLMDQYGTYPDRTSALPYSIMASSVIYNKEIFAANNIKVPTTWSELTAACEQLKAAGVTPFYATWKDDWTIAQGWFDYSVGGQVDTLDFFDKLSAEGTNVGPKSAVSFQKDFEKPVGKMLELASKYVNKDAASRAYGDGNLAFSQGKAAMYLQGPWAFSEIAKTAPDLKLGTFPLPMTENPEDLRVRVNVDLAAWIPEASKHKEAAQDFLEYLYRPEVIDAYNKSQLGFTPTKDSANVPDPRIEGMVRYYEQAQVYQGPSVLVPKTIPIMNYTQALVFGASPTSTLSTLDADWARLAFRQ from the coding sequence ATGACCCTCGGACTGGCCCTATTGGCCGGTCTCCTCTCCGGTTGCACGGGGGAATCGGGCAAGGAAACCATCCGCTTCACGTTCAGCAAGCGCGAAGCCATTGGCTTCATGACCAAGCTGGTTGCCGACTACAACGCCTCCCAGAACGACACCGAGGTTGTCCTGGACACCTCGGGGGTGGATGTGGTGTCCGCGAGCTTCGTCCGGGGAAATCCGCCGGACATCGCCTTGGCGAACTACAACATGGAAACCTCACGCTTTGTCCAGCGGGGCGCCTTGAGCGATCTCTCCGGTACGGCAGCGGCGTCAAAGATCCGGGAAGATCTCCAGCCGTTGATGGACCAATACGGGACCTATCCGGACCGCACCAGCGCGCTGCCGTACTCGATCATGGCCTCCTCGGTCATCTACAACAAGGAAATCTTCGCGGCCAACAACATCAAGGTGCCCACCACCTGGAGTGAGTTGACCGCAGCATGCGAGCAACTCAAAGCCGCTGGAGTGACGCCGTTCTACGCCACGTGGAAGGACGACTGGACCATCGCCCAGGGCTGGTTCGACTACTCGGTGGGTGGCCAGGTGGACACACTGGACTTCTTTGACAAGCTTTCCGCCGAAGGCACCAACGTGGGGCCAAAATCTGCAGTGTCCTTCCAGAAAGACTTTGAAAAGCCTGTTGGCAAGATGCTGGAACTGGCCTCGAAGTACGTCAACAAGGATGCTGCAAGCCGGGCCTACGGCGACGGCAACCTGGCCTTCTCCCAGGGCAAGGCTGCCATGTACCTACAGGGCCCGTGGGCCTTCAGCGAGATCGCCAAGACGGCCCCGGACCTTAAGCTCGGCACCTTTCCGCTGCCGATGACCGAGAACCCCGAGGACCTGCGCGTGCGCGTCAACGTGGATCTGGCGGCATGGATCCCGGAGGCCTCCAAGCACAAGGAGGCCGCGCAGGACTTTCTCGAGTACCTTTACCGGCCCGAAGTGATCGATGCCTACAACAAATCTCAGCTGGGCTTCACGCCCACCAAGGACTCTGCGAACGTCCCCGACCCCCGGATTGAAGGAATGGTGCGGTACTACGAGCAAGCCCAGGTCTACCAGGGTCCTTCAGTGCTGGTACCAAAAACCATCCCGATCATGAACTACACGCAGGCCCTCGTTTTCGGCGCCAGCCCCACCTCCACCCTTAGCACCCTCGACGCAGATTGGGCGCGGCTGGCTTTCCGCCAGTAG
- a CDS encoding ROK family protein translates to MLSGTAPSTQLVRRVNASAMLKAMRGAGVLTGTELMDSTGLSRATVISICDELVRLGWLRELENQRGTGDYVKGRPARRFVFDDDAASVIGIDIGATKITAIVANMAGASLSRVTMPFRAFNLSADERADVLDRIAADALKQAGVTADSVLAVAVGVAAPVSRDGEVLTVQEFWRSFDVRRIVAERHGWHVLLENDANLAALAERWQGTAQGVDNLVVMLAGDRLGSGILESGRLLRGQLGGFGELGYLDTVEGVGDTYGIAHYAARWGREAMEASATTSLHTLCGGHPESLSAEMVFEAAAEGDNAARTVLDRLSERMARVIGSVSTLVNPDLVVIAGAVAASAHTLIPGIEEKMTEFTFTPPRLATSPLGDGIVSLGAIRHALDYVEEHALDLYPASLSQQVTAN, encoded by the coding sequence ATGCTGAGCGGGACTGCACCGTCAACCCAACTGGTACGCCGGGTCAACGCCAGCGCAATGCTCAAGGCCATGCGCGGCGCCGGTGTCCTCACCGGAACCGAGTTGATGGACTCCACCGGACTCTCGCGCGCCACCGTCATATCGATCTGCGATGAACTGGTCCGGCTCGGTTGGCTCCGGGAGTTGGAGAACCAGCGGGGTACCGGGGACTACGTCAAGGGACGCCCGGCCCGCCGCTTCGTATTCGACGACGACGCGGCCAGCGTCATCGGCATCGACATCGGCGCCACCAAGATCACGGCAATCGTGGCCAACATGGCAGGGGCATCCCTGTCCAGGGTCACCATGCCCTTCCGTGCCTTCAACCTCTCTGCCGATGAACGCGCCGACGTGCTGGACCGCATTGCCGCAGACGCCCTGAAGCAGGCAGGAGTCACTGCGGATTCCGTGCTGGCGGTCGCCGTGGGGGTTGCTGCACCGGTCAGCCGCGACGGCGAAGTCCTCACCGTCCAGGAATTCTGGAGGTCCTTCGACGTCCGCAGGATCGTCGCTGAGCGGCACGGCTGGCATGTCCTCCTGGAAAATGACGCCAACCTGGCCGCCTTGGCCGAACGGTGGCAGGGCACCGCGCAAGGAGTGGACAACCTCGTAGTCATGTTGGCCGGTGACCGCCTGGGCTCGGGCATCCTTGAATCCGGACGCCTGCTCCGCGGCCAGCTCGGAGGCTTCGGTGAACTGGGCTACCTGGACACCGTGGAAGGCGTGGGAGACACCTACGGAATTGCCCACTACGCTGCACGGTGGGGCCGCGAAGCCATGGAAGCCAGCGCCACGACCTCGCTGCACACTCTCTGTGGCGGCCATCCCGAATCCCTAAGCGCCGAGATGGTCTTCGAAGCCGCAGCAGAGGGCGATAACGCCGCGCGAACCGTGCTGGACCGCCTGTCCGAACGCATGGCCCGGGTCATCGGTTCAGTCAGTACGTTGGTGAACCCGGACCTGGTGGTCATAGCCGGGGCCGTGGCGGCCTCGGCCCACACACTGATTCCGGGCATAGAGGAAAAGATGACAGAGTTCACCTTCACTCCCCCGCGCCTGGCAACCTCGCCCCTCGGGGACGGCATTGTCTCCCTCGGCGCAATCCGGCACGCACTGGACTACGTCGAGGAACACGCACTGGATCTCTACCCGGCCTCACTGTCACAGCAAGTGACGGCCAATTGA